Proteins from a genomic interval of Nostoc sp. TCL240-02:
- a CDS encoding AbrB family transcriptional regulator — translation MNQSLSVAPSLEEHTHENPVVNKQQVFTKQLIVLVLEMLLALPLGLLLAKFQIGRIAWIFGGIAAGTVVLQGCRIFYQYSPQPNRTARKVGMALVGLTVGASNTHGNLASVASGIPIFIFLTLFLLLSGSCIGYMYARLSKTNLLTAMLATVPGGVGIMAAIAADYNKNVSLVALVQAIRVTSVVVLIPFIAKTSASNYYPQTLPINPDWLNLDPSQLELLLLILLITALVVYPAILFKIPAGDFFGALLIGIGFNPLLHWLPFVGDISFSPPPLINLLGQMLLGITIGEYWGDKPNFQKRTVGYALMSVGMTLIAGAIAAILAMQFTSWDWLTCLLVTAPGGSAEMILVSLALNHNVEIVTTGHLVRLIAINSSLPLWVFLFRRLDEQLSESV, via the coding sequence ATGAATCAAAGCCTAAGTGTTGCTCCCAGCCTGGAAGAACACACTCATGAAAATCCTGTTGTCAACAAACAACAGGTATTTACGAAGCAACTAATTGTCCTCGTCTTGGAAATGCTTCTGGCATTACCTCTGGGTTTACTCCTCGCCAAGTTCCAAATTGGCAGGATTGCCTGGATATTTGGCGGGATTGCTGCTGGTACGGTAGTTCTTCAAGGGTGTCGAATTTTTTATCAATATTCTCCCCAGCCTAATCGCACTGCCAGAAAAGTGGGAATGGCACTTGTAGGCTTAACTGTCGGCGCTTCCAATACCCACGGTAATCTAGCTAGTGTTGCTTCTGGTATTCCCATATTTATTTTTCTGACCTTGTTTCTCCTGCTGAGTGGAAGTTGTATTGGTTATATGTATGCCCGCCTCAGCAAAACCAACCTATTAACAGCAATGCTGGCTACTGTTCCTGGTGGTGTCGGAATTATGGCAGCGATCGCAGCCGATTACAATAAAAATGTCAGCTTAGTTGCCCTAGTTCAGGCGATTCGCGTCACTTCAGTAGTTGTTTTGATCCCCTTCATCGCTAAGACATCAGCCAGTAATTACTACCCGCAAACGCTCCCAATCAACCCTGATTGGCTCAATCTCGATCCATCTCAACTAGAATTACTCTTGTTAATACTCCTAATCACTGCATTAGTAGTTTATCCAGCTATATTATTTAAAATTCCCGCAGGCGATTTCTTTGGTGCATTGTTGATTGGTATCGGGTTTAATCCTTTGCTACATTGGCTGCCTTTTGTGGGTGATATTAGTTTTAGTCCGCCGCCTTTAATTAACTTATTGGGTCAAATGCTCCTGGGAATTACTATTGGTGAGTATTGGGGAGACAAACCCAACTTTCAGAAGCGGACTGTCGGCTATGCCTTGATGTCTGTAGGGATGACCCTCATCGCCGGAGCGATCGCTGCTATACTTGCGATGCAATTCACCTCTTGGGATTGGTTAACCTGTTTGCTAGTCACAGCACCAGGAGGATCGGCAGAAATGATCTTGGTTTCCCTGGCATTAAATCATAATGTTGAAATTGTGACAACTGGTCATTTAGTGCGACTAATTGCGATTAATAGTTCCCTACCTCTTTGGGTATTTTTGTTTCGCCGTCTAGATGAGCAACTTTCTGAATCAGTTTAA
- a CDS encoding DUF1838 domain-containing protein: MVAQIQELEAQHWVKTRSSLDPSESTFLIWKGKIYAFIPGEKRQLLFKILGLSVSRCIPTAEGSWDFTSRELTYYLNPKTDEILRKWENPWTSETVPVIHVANNPVQGKFEGNFPAQVDGDSTTFVFDIFPYYPNPLADDRKFAEYSPNPIYQAAELFKLTVPTADLFNSALPSVSELKLSWDRIGQWLPWMKMGDRPGQLIYSAVGSKVNGLTELPSLLQDEINNRIPLYKQAPKALIDGEDMTSWLYFQKHFEAYLAGEIFPLPQAEEL, from the coding sequence ATGGTTGCTCAAATCCAAGAACTTGAAGCGCAGCACTGGGTTAAAACTCGTTCTTCCCTCGACCCTAGCGAATCAACTTTCCTGATTTGGAAAGGTAAGATTTATGCCTTTATCCCCGGCGAGAAAAGACAACTCCTATTTAAAATCCTGGGATTGAGTGTTAGCCGATGTATTCCCACAGCAGAGGGTAGCTGGGATTTTACTTCTAGAGAACTGACTTACTACCTCAACCCAAAAACAGATGAAATCTTACGCAAATGGGAGAATCCTTGGACAAGCGAGACAGTTCCAGTAATTCACGTTGCCAATAATCCAGTGCAGGGGAAGTTTGAGGGAAATTTCCCCGCACAAGTAGATGGTGACAGCACAACCTTCGTTTTTGACATATTTCCCTATTACCCCAATCCCCTAGCAGACGATCGCAAATTTGCCGAATATAGCCCAAATCCAATTTATCAGGCGGCAGAATTGTTTAAATTGACTGTGCCAACCGCAGATTTATTCAACTCAGCGCTTCCCTCAGTTTCTGAACTCAAACTGAGTTGGGATCGTATTGGTCAATGGCTTCCTTGGATGAAAATGGGCGATCGCCCCGGTCAACTAATCTACAGTGCTGTTGGCAGTAAAGTCAATGGTTTAACAGAACTGCCCTCACTGCTGCAAGACGAAATTAATAACCGTATTCCTCTATATAAACAAGCTCCAAAAGCATTGATAGATGGAGAAGATATGACTTCCTGGTTGTACTTTCAAAAGCACTTTGAGGCTTACTTAGCTGGTGAAATCTTCCCACTTCCCCAAGCAGAAGAGTTGTAA
- a CDS encoding nitroreductase family protein: MPSSQMSGKAYHDATKHSYLSVQLDPNYVDASTQPSAFKVYPKFYRRVKLNLNNPVHAFISLSSAITLEKVYKDGPLKLRVNPSAGALYPTEVYVQVRGVEGIVNGVYHLEVENNCLTLIYELIDDGLENYIIPGKSINGFIFLISCVYYRSSWKYQNRSIRYCFLDSGHHLGAVAASAFLHNRDIQLIFDFDKLTLSSDLGFENKEFITACAVSGEIQDKKIRSLRLKVPFVSGTDYFESNQFIEDAYQATTLQNSNQQKLEYPQFDFDKDKLYQVVWNRRSIRRFRKEAISQEDYLYVVQQLQQSIPTENYENIEIYSVVHRVEGMTPGLYKGTYLVKAGNFSEKTGYLCINQAIARDGAVTLFFVSDYLNYQTAMQIAGFLGQRLYLTSNYLGIQCSGIGAYYDDETQELLETNKDVLYGMVIGI; encoded by the coding sequence GCATTTAAAGTTTATCCCAAGTTTTATCGGAGAGTGAAATTAAATCTCAATAATCCTGTTCATGCTTTTATCTCATTAAGCAGTGCGATCACCCTGGAAAAGGTGTATAAAGATGGCCCATTAAAACTGCGGGTAAATCCATCAGCAGGCGCTCTGTATCCTACAGAAGTTTACGTACAGGTTCGTGGGGTTGAGGGAATAGTAAACGGTGTATACCATCTAGAAGTTGAGAATAATTGTCTAACTCTCATATACGAATTAATTGATGATGGGTTAGAGAATTATATTATACCGGGTAAAAGTATCAACGGATTCATCTTTTTAATTAGTTGTGTTTATTATAGGTCTAGCTGGAAATATCAAAATAGAAGCATCAGGTATTGCTTCTTAGATAGCGGACACCATTTAGGTGCAGTTGCAGCTTCAGCTTTTCTCCACAACCGAGATATACAACTAATTTTTGACTTTGATAAACTCACTCTCAGTTCAGATTTGGGATTTGAGAATAAAGAGTTTATTACTGCTTGCGCGGTGTCAGGAGAAATACAAGACAAGAAAATCAGAAGCTTAAGGCTGAAAGTTCCTTTTGTCTCTGGTACTGATTATTTTGAATCTAATCAATTTATTGAAGATGCCTATCAAGCAACTACTCTACAAAATAGTAACCAGCAGAAATTAGAGTATCCTCAATTTGACTTTGACAAGGATAAACTTTATCAAGTTGTTTGGAATAGACGTTCTATTAGACGTTTCCGGAAAGAAGCTATTTCTCAAGAAGATTATCTATATGTAGTACAACAACTTCAGCAGTCAATACCGACAGAAAACTATGAGAACATAGAAATTTACTCAGTGGTGCATCGAGTAGAGGGAATGACACCTGGGTTATATAAAGGTACGTATCTGGTTAAAGCGGGTAACTTTAGTGAAAAGACAGGTTACTTATGTATTAATCAAGCTATTGCTAGAGATGGCGCTGTAACTTTATTTTTTGTGTCAGATTATTTAAACTATCAAACTGCTATGCAAATAGCTGGTTTTCTTGGACAAAGGCTTTATTTAACTAGTAATTATTTGGGGATTCAGTGTAGTGGTATTGGTGCTTATTATGATGACGAAACCCAAGAATTATTAGAAACAAATAAAGATGTACTTTATGGAATGGTGATTGGAATATAA
- a CDS encoding XisI protein — protein MDKLNHYRNIIKNILIEYDRLCNSSPDDDLESLLSLDNERDQYLWFQVGWQKNRRIKGTTIHIRIKNNKIWIEEDWTEEGIATELLDAGVPQTDIVLAFHPPSDAYGGKLRALTEFATA, from the coding sequence ATGGATAAACTAAATCACTATAGAAATATCATTAAAAATATTCTCATAGAATATGACCGCCTCTGCAATAGCTCACCTGATGACGACCTAGAGAGCCTTTTATCACTTGATAATGAACGCGATCAATATCTATGGTTCCAGGTTGGCTGGCAAAAAAATCGTCGAATTAAAGGCACTACTATACATATTCGGATTAAAAATAACAAAATTTGGATTGAAGAAGATTGGACTGAAGAGGGTATCGCCACAGAATTATTAGACGCAGGTGTTCCTCAAACTGATATTGTGTTAGCTTTCCATCCTCCAAGCGATGCCTACGGCGGTAAACTACGCGCTTTGACTGAATTTGCAACCGCTTAA
- a CDS encoding hydrogenase maturation protease — MLTIIGCGNLNRSDDAVGVIIAQRLQKYLAENPHPHVRVYDCGTAGMEVMFQARGSKQLVIIDASSTGSEPGAVFKVPGKELEAMPEPSYNLHDFRWDNALAAGRKIFHNDFPEDVTVYLIEAANLALGLELSPAIKHSADLVFEEVAALITQNIN; from the coding sequence ATGCTCACTATTATTGGTTGCGGCAATCTCAATCGCAGTGACGACGCAGTAGGCGTAATCATTGCCCAACGCTTACAAAAATATCTAGCTGAAAACCCTCATCCTCATGTGCGAGTTTATGACTGTGGCACCGCAGGGATGGAAGTAATGTTTCAAGCTAGAGGTAGTAAACAATTAGTAATTATTGATGCAAGTTCAACTGGTTCTGAACCGGGTGCTGTGTTTAAAGTTCCAGGAAAAGAACTGGAAGCAATGCCCGAACCTAGTTATAACTTGCACGATTTTCGTTGGGATAATGCTTTAGCCGCCGGACGGAAAATCTTTCACAATGACTTTCCCGAAGATGTGACAGTTTATTTAATTGAGGCGGCAAATCTTGCTTTGGGACTGGAATTAAGCCCTGCTATCAAACATTCTGCTGATTTAGTTTTTGAAGAGGTAGCTGCACTTATCACGCAGAATATTAACTAA
- the glsA gene encoding glutaminase A — protein sequence MTSQVNQRDLEIDSSPLLAVLQELHSQYKLLQEGAVAKYIPELAKVNPDLFSICIVTVDGQIYKVGDYDQLFTIQSISKVFAYGLALEDHGLDYVLTRVSVEPTGDAFNAIVLDEQSKRPYNPMVNAGAIATTSLIKGSGPTERLNRMLDMYKRYIGRDVFVDISVFTSERSTGHRNRAMAHLMLNFGMIDRNIEESLDLYFQQCAVIVNCEDLAVMAATLANKGMNPITKEQAVDKRYIKDILSVMYTCGMYNFAGEWAYKIGIPAKSGVCGGIIAVVPNKMGIGVFSPLLDVRGNSVRGVKVCEELSQRLGLHLFDCSGQEAKFD from the coding sequence ATGACAAGCCAAGTAAATCAAAGAGATTTAGAAATAGATTCATCGCCATTATTAGCTGTTCTTCAGGAATTGCATTCTCAGTACAAGTTACTGCAAGAGGGTGCAGTAGCGAAATATATTCCAGAATTGGCCAAGGTAAACCCGGATTTGTTCAGCATTTGCATTGTCACAGTAGATGGTCAGATTTACAAAGTTGGCGATTACGACCAACTCTTTACCATTCAGTCGATTTCCAAAGTGTTTGCTTATGGACTTGCCTTAGAAGATCATGGACTGGATTACGTTTTAACTAGAGTTAGCGTAGAACCGACGGGCGATGCATTCAACGCGATCGTTTTAGATGAGCAATCGAAGCGACCTTATAACCCAATGGTAAACGCTGGTGCGATCGCAACCACTAGCTTAATCAAAGGTTCTGGTCCAACGGAACGTCTTAACCGAATGCTGGATATGTACAAGCGATATATCGGCCGGGACGTGTTCGTTGACATTTCAGTTTTTACCTCAGAACGCAGTACCGGACATCGCAACCGTGCAATGGCGCATCTGATGCTCAACTTTGGTATGATTGACCGGAATATTGAAGAGTCGCTGGATCTTTATTTCCAGCAATGTGCTGTGATAGTGAATTGCGAAGACTTAGCAGTGATGGCGGCTACTCTAGCTAACAAAGGTATGAACCCCATCACCAAAGAACAGGCGGTAGATAAGCGTTACATCAAAGATATTCTGAGTGTGATGTATACCTGTGGAATGTACAACTTTGCAGGTGAGTGGGCTTATAAAATTGGTATTCCGGCAAAAAGTGGAGTTTGTGGTGGGATTATCGCCGTTGTACCCAATAAGATGGGTATTGGGGTTTTTTCGCCCCTGCTAGATGTGCGTGGTAATAGTGTGCGCGGGGTGAAGGTATGTGAAGAACTTTCCCAAAGGTTAGGTTTACATCTATTTGATTGTTCAGGACAAGAGGCGAAATTTGATTGA
- a CDS encoding transposase family protein, whose amino-acid sequence MSVLTHLLPDSNNLKLENCQLDEIKTQIKLIVSAINRVVNCPVCNQPTHKIHSRYERFLADLPWADYNITLQLRVRKFFCINTSKSFNSLITLTKTKWNPWQTVKLILGRVSGRVFESHVVRPNLPVSRLA is encoded by the coding sequence ATGTCGGTGCTAACTCACCTCTTACCAGATTCAAACAATCTGAAACTTGAGAATTGCCAACTTGACGAGATAAAAACTCAGATAAAGTTGATTGTTTCCGCCATCAATAGAGTAGTTAATTGTCCAGTTTGTAACCAACCAACTCATAAAATTCATAGTCGCTATGAACGCTTCTTAGCAGACTTACCCTGGGCTGATTACAACATTACTTTACAATTAAGGGTGCGGAAGTTTTTTTGCATTAACACTTCCAAGAGCTTCAACAGCTTGATCACCCTGACGAAGACAAAGTGGAATCCGTGGCAAACTGTCAAACTCATTTTGGGAAGGGTCAGTGGTCGAGTATTTGAATCGCATGTGGTCAGACCTAATCTTCCTGTTTCAAGGCTTGCATGA